A single region of the Plantactinospora soyae genome encodes:
- the aroC gene encoding chorismate synthase, which produces MLRWLTAGESHGPALVALLEGLPAGVEVTSEEIVRELGRRRLGYGRGARMAFERDEVEIIGGLRHGVTLGSPVAVRVGNSEWPKWRTVMSADPVDPVELAGQARNAPLTRPRPGHADLAGMQKYGHTDARPILERASARETAARVAVGTVARALLRQAFGIEIVSHVVELGSVAAKPGLQPRPEDAERLDADPLRCLDPEASARMVAEVDAAKSDADTLGGIVEVLAYGVPPGLGSHVQWDRKLDARLAAALMSIQAIKGVEIGDAWQQARSRGSMAHDEIVPTATGVRRVTDRAGGLEGGISTGEPLRVRAAMKPISSLNRALSTVDVSTGEPATAINQRSDVCAVPAAAVVAETMVGLVLAEAAMEKFGGDSVAEIRRNLAGYLDNLVIR; this is translated from the coding sequence GTGTTGCGCTGGTTGACCGCAGGAGAGTCCCATGGCCCCGCCCTCGTCGCGCTGCTCGAAGGGCTGCCGGCCGGGGTCGAGGTGACCAGCGAGGAGATCGTCCGCGAGTTGGGCCGCCGACGGCTCGGCTACGGCCGGGGCGCCCGGATGGCCTTCGAGCGGGACGAGGTCGAGATCATCGGTGGTCTCCGGCACGGTGTCACCCTGGGCAGCCCGGTGGCGGTCCGGGTGGGCAACTCCGAGTGGCCGAAGTGGCGCACGGTGATGTCCGCCGATCCGGTGGATCCGGTGGAACTGGCCGGCCAGGCCCGCAACGCCCCGCTGACCCGCCCCCGCCCCGGGCACGCCGACCTGGCCGGCATGCAGAAGTACGGCCACACCGACGCCCGGCCGATCCTGGAACGCGCCAGCGCCCGGGAGACCGCGGCCCGGGTCGCGGTCGGCACCGTCGCCCGGGCCCTGCTCCGGCAGGCGTTCGGCATCGAGATCGTCTCGCACGTGGTGGAACTCGGTTCGGTGGCGGCCAAGCCGGGCCTCCAGCCCCGTCCGGAGGACGCCGAACGGCTCGACGCCGACCCGCTGCGCTGCCTGGACCCGGAGGCCAGTGCCCGGATGGTCGCCGAGGTCGACGCGGCCAAGTCGGACGCCGACACGCTCGGCGGCATCGTCGAGGTCCTCGCCTACGGCGTACCGCCGGGCCTGGGCAGTCACGTCCAGTGGGACCGCAAGCTCGACGCCCGGCTCGCCGCCGCGCTGATGTCCATCCAGGCGATCAAGGGAGTGGAGATCGGCGACGCCTGGCAACAGGCCCGGTCCCGGGGCTCGATGGCGCACGACGAGATCGTTCCCACCGCCACCGGGGTACGCCGGGTCACCGACCGGGCCGGCGGTCTGGAGGGCGGAATCAGCACCGGCGAGCCGCTGCGGGTACGCGCCGCGATGAAGCCGATCTCCTCGCTGAACCGCGCGCTGTCCACCGTCGACGTCAGCACCGGAGAGCCGGCGACCGCGATCAACCAGCGTTCCGACGTCTGCGCGGTGCCCGCCGCCGCGGTGGTCGCCGAGACGATGGTCGGGCTGGTGCTCGCCGAGGCGGCGATGGAGAAGTTCGGTGGCGACTCGGTCGCCGAGATCCGCCGCAACCTCGCCGGTTACCTGGACAACCTGGTGATCCGCTGA
- a CDS encoding shikimate kinase, with translation MAPVCVLVGVMGAGKTSTGLLVASGLGVDFRDTDSDIEARAGKPIPEIFVDDGEEHFRTLERDAVATALASFDGVLALGGGAILAEENRAALAGHRVIYLSVELTDAVKRVGLGTGRPLLAINPRATLKHLLDQRRPLYTEVASQTVVTDGRTPEQVAEEILAGLANDRVG, from the coding sequence ATGGCGCCGGTGTGCGTACTGGTGGGCGTGATGGGCGCCGGCAAGACCAGCACCGGACTGCTGGTCGCCAGCGGCCTCGGGGTCGACTTCCGGGACACCGACAGCGACATCGAGGCGCGGGCCGGCAAGCCGATCCCGGAGATCTTCGTCGACGACGGCGAGGAGCACTTCCGTACCCTGGAACGGGACGCGGTGGCGACGGCGCTGGCGTCCTTCGACGGGGTGCTGGCGCTCGGCGGCGGCGCCATCCTGGCCGAGGAGAACCGGGCGGCGCTGGCCGGACACCGGGTCATCTACCTGTCGGTGGAGCTGACGGACGCGGTCAAGCGGGTCGGTCTGGGCACCGGCCGGCCACTGCTCGCGATCAACCCCCGCGCCACCCTGAAACACCTGCTCGACCAGCGGCGCCCGCTCTACACCGAGGTGGCCAGCCAGACCGTGGTCACCGACGGCCGGACCCCGGAGCAGGTCGCCGAGGAGATCCTGGCGGGGCTCGCCAACGACCGCGTCGGCTGA
- a CDS encoding alpha/beta fold hydrolase, whose amino-acid sequence MATFVLVPGFWLGAWAWREVTAGLRAAGHDVHPLTLTGLAERAHLAGPDVDLDTHTTDIVRLIEVEDLRDVVLVGHSGGGMPVEQAADRIPERLARVVYLDSGPLPDGVAQFDTNPPEEQERLRALIGDGQLVPPPAWNPAEDPTNLAGLDDEILDLLRSRATGQPLGTATAPVRLSGDGTVPTALIACTFPVEMVRDMIEQGNPFFAGLTGADLYGLPTGHWPMFSEPKGLTELLDRIGRKVPVGTE is encoded by the coding sequence ATGGCGACGTTCGTTCTCGTCCCCGGCTTCTGGCTCGGCGCGTGGGCCTGGCGCGAGGTGACCGCCGGGCTGCGGGCGGCCGGGCACGACGTCCACCCGCTGACCCTGACCGGGCTGGCCGAGCGGGCCCACCTCGCCGGCCCCGACGTCGACCTCGACACCCACACCACCGACATCGTCCGGTTGATCGAGGTGGAGGACCTGCGCGACGTGGTGCTGGTCGGGCACTCCGGCGGCGGGATGCCGGTCGAGCAGGCGGCGGACCGGATTCCCGAGCGGCTGGCCCGGGTGGTCTACCTGGACAGCGGGCCGCTGCCGGACGGCGTCGCGCAGTTCGACACCAACCCGCCGGAGGAGCAGGAGCGGCTCCGGGCGCTGATCGGCGATGGCCAGCTGGTGCCGCCGCCGGCCTGGAATCCGGCCGAGGATCCGACCAACCTCGCTGGGCTGGACGACGAGATCCTGGACCTGCTCCGGAGCCGGGCCACCGGGCAACCGCTGGGTACCGCCACCGCCCCGGTACGACTGTCCGGCGACGGTACGGTGCCGACCGCGCTGATCGCCTGCACCTTTCCGGTCGAGATGGTGCGGGACATGATCGAGCAGGGGAACCCGTTCTTCGCCGGGCTGACCGGTGCCGACCTCTACGGCCTGCCGACCGGGCACTGGCCGATGTTCAGCGAGCCGAAGGGTCTGACCGAGCTGCTGGACCGGATCGGGCGGAAGGTCCCGGTCGGCACCGAGTAG
- a CDS encoding helix-turn-helix transcriptional regulator — protein MPHPAARVLGMLELLQSHHRLTGPDLAARLDVDERTVRRYAHTLVELGIPVLAARGRYGGYRLQPGYKLPPLMLTDDEAVAVVLGLVAAEQLGLGTAAPATGLAQAKIRRVLPAPLADRLDAVQETLGFSLRRRADSPRPATATLLALGAATRSRHRVSIGYRSWGGEPSQRDLDPYGLVFHSGRWYVTGHDHLRGEIRTFRLDRIGSVDVGTTTFSVPDGFDPVGHVTRSLAGVAYRWEVEVLLETELEQARRRVPPSVGELTATEDGILLRTRAEDLTGMAQLLAGLGWPFTVVRPDELRTAVTGYAALLAGYAQRPPRPVTPA, from the coding sequence GTGCCACATCCGGCCGCTCGGGTGCTGGGCATGCTGGAACTGCTCCAGAGCCATCACCGGCTCACCGGCCCCGACCTCGCCGCCCGGCTCGACGTCGACGAGCGGACCGTCCGCCGGTACGCCCACACGCTGGTCGAACTCGGCATCCCGGTGCTCGCCGCCCGGGGCCGGTACGGCGGGTACCGGTTGCAGCCCGGCTACAAGCTGCCGCCGCTGATGCTGACCGACGACGAGGCGGTCGCCGTCGTACTCGGACTGGTGGCCGCCGAACAGTTGGGCCTGGGTACCGCCGCGCCGGCCACCGGGCTCGCCCAGGCCAAGATCCGCCGGGTGCTGCCCGCGCCGCTCGCCGACCGGCTGGACGCCGTACAGGAGACCCTCGGGTTCAGCCTGCGACGGCGGGCGGACAGCCCGAGGCCGGCCACCGCGACCCTGCTCGCCCTGGGCGCGGCAACCCGGTCCCGGCACCGGGTCAGCATCGGCTACCGGTCCTGGGGCGGCGAGCCGTCACAGCGCGACCTCGACCCGTACGGCCTGGTGTTCCACTCCGGCCGCTGGTACGTCACCGGCCACGACCACCTACGCGGCGAGATCCGTACCTTCCGACTCGACCGGATCGGCTCGGTCGACGTCGGCACCACGACGTTCTCGGTGCCGGACGGGTTCGATCCGGTCGGCCACGTCACCCGGTCGCTGGCCGGAGTGGCGTACCGGTGGGAGGTGGAGGTGCTGCTGGAGACCGAGTTGGAGCAGGCCCGACGCCGGGTGCCGCCGAGTGTCGGCGAGCTGACCGCCACCGAGGACGGCATCCTGCTGCGGACCCGGGCCGAGGACCTGACCGGGATGGCGCAGTTGCTCGCCGGCCTGGGCTGGCCGTTCACGGTCGTACGCCCCGACGAGCTGCGCACCGCCGTCACCGGGTACGCCGCCCTGCTCGCCGGCTACGCGCAGCGACCGCCGAGGCCGGTCACGCCCGCCTGA
- the aroB gene encoding 3-dehydroquinate synthase, with product MDDLTRIPVGGDRPYDVLVGRKLLAALPPLLDGAERVAVLHAPPLRAQADDLAERLRVAGIRPLTVPVPDAEAGKSIEVAAACWDRLGAAGFTRTDAVVGVGGGAVTDVAGFVAACWLRGVRWVPVSTSLLGMVDAAVGGKTGVNTAAGKNLVGAFHPPAGVLCDLAMLDSLPPVDLVAGLAEVVKCGFIADPVILDLIEADPAAAVDPAGPVVRELVERAIQVKADVVTGDLREAGQREILNYGHTLGHAIEKVEGYRWRHGHAISVGLVYAAGLARRVGRLDEATAARHRTLLTTLGLPTSYRADAWPELLAAMRVDKKTRGNRLRFVVLDGPARTGVLDGPDDDLLRDAYAEVAA from the coding sequence ATGGACGACTTGACCCGCATCCCGGTCGGCGGCGATCGACCGTACGACGTACTCGTCGGCCGGAAGCTGCTGGCCGCGCTGCCGCCGCTGCTGGACGGCGCCGAGCGCGTCGCCGTGCTGCACGCCCCGCCGTTGCGCGCGCAGGCCGACGACCTGGCCGAGCGGCTGCGTGTCGCCGGGATCCGACCGCTGACCGTGCCGGTTCCGGACGCCGAGGCCGGCAAGAGCATCGAGGTCGCCGCGGCCTGCTGGGACCGGCTCGGCGCGGCGGGGTTCACCCGGACCGACGCGGTGGTCGGGGTGGGCGGTGGTGCCGTCACCGATGTCGCCGGCTTCGTGGCGGCCTGCTGGCTGCGCGGGGTGCGCTGGGTGCCGGTGTCGACGTCGCTGCTCGGCATGGTCGACGCCGCCGTCGGCGGCAAGACCGGGGTCAACACCGCAGCCGGAAAGAACCTGGTCGGCGCCTTCCATCCGCCCGCGGGCGTGCTCTGCGACCTGGCGATGCTGGACTCGCTGCCGCCGGTCGACCTGGTGGCCGGCCTGGCCGAGGTGGTGAAGTGCGGCTTCATCGCCGACCCGGTCATCCTCGATCTGATCGAGGCGGATCCGGCGGCGGCCGTCGACCCTGCCGGTCCGGTGGTCCGGGAGCTGGTCGAGCGGGCAATCCAGGTCAAGGCGGATGTGGTCACCGGCGATCTGCGCGAGGCCGGGCAGCGGGAGATCCTCAACTACGGCCACACCCTCGGGCACGCGATCGAGAAGGTCGAGGGGTACCGCTGGCGGCACGGCCACGCGATCTCGGTCGGCCTGGTCTACGCCGCCGGGCTGGCCCGGCGGGTCGGCCGGCTGGACGAGGCGACCGCGGCCCGGCACCGGACGTTGCTCACGACGCTGGGCCTGCCGACCTCCTACCGGGCGGACGCCTGGCCGGAGCTGCTGGCGGCGATGCGGGTGGACAAGAAGACCCGGGGCAACCGGCTGCGCTTCGTGGTGCTGGACGGGCCGGCCCGGACCGGCGTCCTCGACGGCCCGGACGACGACCTGCTGCGCGACGCGTACGCGGAGGTGGCGGCATGA
- the aroQ gene encoding type II 3-dehydroquinate dehydratase has translation MRVYVLNGPNLGRLGTRQVDVYGVTSYADLVASCQAVGRDWGLDVEVRQTDAESEMLGWLHAAADEEAAVVLNPGAWSHYSYAVRDACALLRGPLVEVHISNIHAREEFRHHSVVSAVATGVICGLGVDGYRLALIHLAQRLAGTSGPVPPTGG, from the coding sequence ATGAGGGTGTACGTGCTCAACGGGCCGAACCTGGGCCGCCTCGGCACCCGGCAGGTCGACGTGTACGGCGTGACCAGCTACGCCGACCTGGTGGCGAGTTGTCAGGCCGTCGGTCGGGACTGGGGGCTGGACGTCGAGGTACGGCAGACCGACGCCGAGTCGGAGATGCTCGGCTGGCTGCACGCGGCGGCCGACGAGGAGGCGGCGGTGGTGCTGAATCCCGGCGCCTGGTCGCACTACTCGTACGCGGTCCGGGACGCCTGCGCCCTGCTGCGCGGCCCGTTGGTCGAGGTGCACATCTCCAACATCCACGCCCGGGAGGAGTTCCGGCATCACTCGGTGGTCTCCGCCGTGGCCACCGGGGTGATCTGCGGCCTCGGTGTCGACGGTTACCGGCTGGCCCTGATCCACCTGGCCCAGCGTCTGGCCGGAACGTCTGGTCCGGTGCCGCCGACGGGCGGTTGA
- the efp gene encoding elongation factor P, producing the protein MATTNDLKNGLVLNLDGELWAVVEFQHVKPGKGGAFVRTTLKNVLSGKSVDKTFNAGTKVDTATVDKRTMQYLYADGEDYVFMDLETYDQIPVPGGTVGEAANYLLPEAEAIVATHEGVPLYLELPTSVVLEITYTEPGLQGDRSTGGNKPATVETGATVQVPLFITTGEKIKVDTRDGRYLGRA; encoded by the coding sequence ATGGCCACCACCAACGACCTGAAGAACGGTCTGGTTCTCAACCTCGACGGCGAGCTGTGGGCCGTCGTGGAGTTCCAGCACGTCAAGCCCGGCAAGGGCGGTGCGTTCGTGCGCACCACGCTGAAGAACGTGCTGTCTGGCAAGTCCGTCGACAAGACGTTCAACGCGGGTACCAAGGTCGACACGGCCACCGTCGACAAGCGCACGATGCAGTATCTGTACGCCGACGGCGAGGACTACGTCTTCATGGATCTGGAGACGTACGACCAGATTCCGGTCCCCGGCGGCACGGTTGGCGAGGCGGCCAACTACCTGCTGCCCGAGGCGGAGGCGATCGTCGCCACCCACGAGGGCGTGCCGCTCTACCTCGAGCTGCCGACCAGCGTGGTGCTGGAGATCACCTACACCGAGCCGGGTCTGCAGGGTGACCGGTCGACCGGCGGCAACAAGCCGGCGACGGTCGAGACCGGCGCGACGGTCCAGGTGCCGCTCTTCATCACCACCGGTGAGAAGATCAAGGTCGACACCCGCGACGGCCGCTATCTCGGCCGCGCCTGA
- the nusB gene encoding transcription antitermination factor NusB, with the protein MPARRKARKRALDVLYEADMRARPPVEVLAGYLQRLEQPRPEHLGYAIGLIEGVAANQARIDELIDSYAEGWTLDRMPAVDRNLARIAIYELLYVDEIDDAVAISEAVELARQMSTDDSPRFLNGILGRIAEYATR; encoded by the coding sequence ATGCCGGCCCGCCGTAAGGCGCGGAAGCGGGCACTGGACGTGCTCTACGAGGCGGACATGCGGGCCCGCCCTCCGGTCGAGGTGCTGGCCGGCTATCTCCAGCGGTTGGAGCAGCCGCGCCCGGAACACCTCGGGTACGCGATCGGCCTGATCGAGGGCGTGGCGGCGAACCAGGCGCGGATCGACGAGCTGATCGACAGTTACGCCGAGGGCTGGACCCTCGACCGGATGCCGGCGGTCGACCGTAACCTGGCCCGGATCGCCATCTACGAGCTGCTCTACGTCGACGAGATCGACGACGCGGTGGCGATCAGCGAGGCGGTCGAGTTGGCGCGGCAGATGTCGACCGACGACTCGCCCCGGTTCCTCAACGGCATCCTCGGCCGGATCGCCGAGTACGCGACCCGGTAG
- the bldD gene encoding transcriptional regulator BldD translates to MPSEYAKSLGARLRSIRQQQGLSLQGVEEKSNGRWKAVVVGSYERGDRAVTVSRLAELADFYRVPVSELLPDGSGVRHEPTNKIVLDLERLYDEASEDLAYVARYARAIQQQRGDYNGRVLSIRADDLRALAIVYDSSPSGLIERLTEHGVLVADPRALFAS, encoded by the coding sequence ATGCCCTCTGAATACGCCAAGTCGTTGGGCGCGCGTCTGCGCTCTATCCGTCAGCAGCAGGGTTTGTCCCTGCAGGGGGTGGAGGAAAAGTCAAACGGGCGGTGGAAAGCCGTCGTCGTCGGCTCGTACGAGCGGGGGGACCGCGCCGTCACGGTGTCGCGTCTCGCCGAGCTCGCCGACTTCTACCGGGTGCCCGTCTCGGAACTGCTGCCGGACGGCAGCGGTGTCCGGCACGAGCCGACGAACAAGATCGTGCTCGACCTTGAGCGGCTGTACGACGAGGCGTCCGAGGACCTCGCGTACGTCGCTCGCTATGCCCGAGCCATCCAGCAGCAGCGGGGTGACTACAACGGGCGGGTGCTGTCGATTCGCGCGGACGACCTTCGGGCGCTCGCCATCGTCTACGACTCGTCACCCTCCGGGCTGATCGAGCGGCTCACCGAACACGGCGTCCTCGTCGCCGACCCCCGGGCGCTCTTCGCGTCCTGA
- the pyrR gene encoding bifunctional pyr operon transcriptional regulator/uracil phosphoribosyltransferase PyrR: MAYPQAALPPPVSPPSVKVILTSAELARVVDRIAHQILEKTQGAAGTVLLGIPTRGAPLAHRLAARINAFEDIDVPVGVLDITLYRDDLRRHAVRAIGPTEVPAEGIDGKRVILVDDVLFSGRTVRAALDALSDIGRPSSVQLAVLVDRGHRELPIRADYVGKNIPTALAESVKVTLAETDGADEVKLIGGAA, translated from the coding sequence GTGGCGTACCCGCAGGCTGCTCTACCGCCGCCGGTCTCACCACCGTCCGTGAAGGTCATCCTGACCAGCGCCGAACTGGCCCGGGTGGTGGACCGGATCGCACACCAGATTCTCGAGAAGACCCAGGGCGCCGCCGGCACCGTGCTGCTCGGCATTCCCACCCGAGGGGCCCCGCTGGCCCACCGGCTGGCCGCCCGGATCAACGCCTTCGAGGACATCGACGTACCGGTGGGTGTGCTCGACATCACTCTCTACCGCGATGATCTCCGCCGCCACGCGGTCCGGGCGATCGGACCGACGGAGGTGCCCGCCGAGGGGATCGACGGCAAGCGGGTGATCCTGGTGGACGACGTCCTCTTCTCCGGCCGTACCGTGCGGGCCGCCCTCGATGCGCTCAGCGACATCGGGCGGCCGAGTTCGGTGCAGCTCGCCGTGCTGGTCGACCGGGGCCACCGCGAGCTGCCGATCCGGGCCGACTACGTGGGCAAGAACATCCCGACGGCGCTCGCCGAGAGCGTCAAGGTGACGCTCGCCGAGACTGACGGCGCCGACGAGGTCAAGTTGATCGGAGGCGCGGCGTAG
- a CDS encoding aspartate carbamoyltransferase catalytic subunit — MLKHLLSGADLDAATATLILDTAGEMARLAGREVKKLPALRGRTVVNLFYEDSTRTRISFEAAAKRLSADVINFSAKGSSVSKGESLKDTALTLQAMGADAVVIRHPASGAPHTLANWVDGSVLNAGDGTHEHPTQALLDAYTMRSRLGRVAGLSVAVVGDVLHSRVARSNVLLLATLGAKVTLVGPPTLIPVDIGTALAPGTEVSYDLDAVLPTSDVVMMLRVQRERMADSYFPSAREYARRYGLDGPRMRRLPDHAIVMHPGPMNRGMEIAPEVADSPRSTIVEQVTNGVSVRMAVLYLLLGGMNR, encoded by the coding sequence GTGCTGAAACACCTGCTCAGCGGGGCGGATCTGGACGCCGCCACCGCCACGCTGATCCTGGACACGGCGGGTGAGATGGCCCGGCTGGCCGGCCGCGAGGTGAAGAAGCTCCCCGCGCTGCGTGGCCGTACCGTGGTCAACCTCTTCTACGAGGACTCCACCCGGACCCGGATCTCCTTCGAGGCGGCGGCGAAGCGGCTCTCCGCCGACGTGATCAACTTCTCGGCCAAGGGCTCCAGCGTCTCCAAGGGCGAGAGCCTGAAGGACACCGCGTTGACCCTCCAGGCCATGGGCGCCGACGCGGTGGTGATCCGGCACCCGGCCTCCGGTGCGCCGCACACGCTGGCGAACTGGGTCGACGGCTCGGTGCTCAACGCCGGGGACGGCACCCACGAGCACCCGACGCAGGCGCTGCTCGACGCGTACACCATGCGGTCCCGGCTGGGTCGGGTCGCCGGGCTGTCGGTCGCGGTGGTCGGCGACGTGCTGCACAGCCGGGTGGCCCGGTCGAACGTGCTGCTGCTGGCCACCCTCGGCGCCAAGGTGACCCTGGTCGGGCCGCCCACGCTGATTCCGGTCGACATCGGCACGGCGCTGGCCCCCGGCACCGAGGTGTCGTACGACCTCGACGCGGTGCTGCCCACCTCCGACGTGGTGATGATGCTGCGGGTGCAACGGGAGCGGATGGCCGACTCCTACTTCCCCTCCGCCCGGGAGTACGCCCGGCGGTACGGGCTGGACGGGCCACGGATGCGACGACTGCCGGACCACGCGATCGTCATGCATCCCGGCCCGATGAACCGGGGGATGGAGATCGCGCCCGAGGTGGCCGACTCACCCCGGTCCACGATCGTCGAACAGGTCACCAACGGTGTTTCCGTCCGGATGGCCGTGCTGTACCTGCTGCTGGGGGGAATGAACCGATGA
- a CDS encoding dihydroorotase, producing the protein MSDSTAGGGRSAYLIRGARVVGAEPTDLLVTGGVVTQVGRGLDARGATVVDADGLVALPGLVDLHTHLREPGREDAETVESGSRAAALGGYTAVCAMANTSPVADTAGVVEQVWRLGREAGLVDVQPIGAVTVGLAGERLAELGAMADSAARVRIFSDDGHCVADPRLMRRALEYVKAFDGVIAQHAEEPRLTEGAQMHEGEVSTRLGLTGWPAVAEEAIIARDVLLAEHVGSRLHVCHLSTAGSVEVLRHAKARGVRVTAEVTPHHLLLTDELVGGRREIVSPALADPAGPALRNAGITGAGYDPVFKVNPPLRTAADAAALRDALIEGIIDVVATDHAPHALEDKECEWAYARPGMLGLETALSVLLSVLGERWDLIAERMSRTPARIAGLVEHGRDPAPGVPANLTLVDPAARRTVDPGELASRSRNTPYAGMTLPGRIVATFLAGEPTVLDAKAVR; encoded by the coding sequence ATGAGCGACTCAACTGCCGGCGGTGGCCGGTCCGCGTACCTGATCCGGGGGGCCAGGGTGGTCGGCGCCGAGCCGACCGACCTGCTGGTCACCGGCGGCGTGGTGACGCAGGTCGGGCGGGGGCTCGACGCCCGCGGCGCGACGGTCGTCGACGCGGACGGGCTGGTCGCGCTGCCCGGCCTGGTCGACCTGCACACCCACCTGCGCGAACCGGGCCGGGAGGACGCCGAGACGGTCGAGTCGGGCTCCCGGGCGGCGGCGCTGGGCGGCTACACCGCGGTGTGCGCGATGGCCAACACGTCACCGGTCGCCGACACGGCGGGCGTGGTCGAGCAGGTCTGGCGGCTCGGCCGCGAGGCGGGCCTGGTCGACGTGCAGCCGATCGGCGCGGTCACCGTCGGGTTGGCCGGCGAGCGCCTGGCCGAGCTGGGCGCGATGGCCGACTCCGCCGCCCGGGTCCGGATCTTCTCCGACGACGGGCACTGCGTGGCGGACCCGCGGCTGATGCGCCGGGCGCTGGAGTACGTCAAGGCGTTCGACGGGGTGATCGCCCAGCACGCCGAGGAGCCCCGGCTGACCGAGGGCGCCCAGATGCACGAGGGCGAGGTGTCGACCCGGCTGGGTCTGACCGGCTGGCCGGCGGTGGCCGAGGAGGCGATCATCGCCCGGGACGTGCTCCTCGCCGAGCACGTCGGCAGCCGGCTGCACGTCTGCCACCTCTCCACCGCCGGCAGCGTCGAGGTGCTCCGGCACGCCAAGGCGCGCGGCGTCCGGGTCACCGCCGAGGTGACCCCGCACCATCTGCTGCTCACCGACGAACTCGTCGGCGGCCGGCGGGAGATCGTCAGCCCCGCCCTCGCCGACCCGGCGGGCCCGGCCCTGCGCAACGCCGGGATCACCGGGGCCGGCTACGACCCGGTCTTCAAGGTCAACCCGCCGCTGCGGACCGCCGCAGACGCCGCCGCGCTGCGGGACGCCCTGATCGAGGGGATCATCGACGTCGTCGCCACCGACCACGCCCCGCACGCGCTGGAGGACAAGGAGTGCGAGTGGGCGTACGCCCGGCCGGGCATGCTCGGCCTGGAGACGGCGCTGTCGGTGCTGCTCTCCGTACTCGGCGAGCGGTGGGACCTGATCGCCGAGCGGATGTCCCGGACCCCGGCCCGGATCGCCGGGCTGGTCGAGCACGGGCGTGACCCGGCACCGGGCGTACCGGCCAACCTGACCCTGGTCGACCCGGCGGCCCGCCGCACGGTCGATCCCGGCGAGCTGGCCAGCCGCAGCCGCAACACCCCGTACGCCGGAATGACCCTGCCCGGCCGGATCGTCGCCACCTTCCTGGCCGGCGAGCCGACGGTACTGGACGCAAAGGCGGTGAGGTGA